DNA from Pirellulales bacterium:
CTGCCGATCCTGGCAGCGTGCGAGGCTGGAAAGGCGATTTACTGTGCCGCGCCGCTGCAACTCAGCCTGGAAGAGGCAAAACACATTAAGGATCGCGTCGATGCCGCCGGAGTCGCGTTCATGGCCGAGTTCCCGCGACGACAGTATGCCGCGACGCTGAGATTAAAAGAGCTGATTGCCACGCATCTTGGCCCGCCGCGATTGCTGTTTTGTCACCGCCGAGCGATCATGGGCGAACGATCGCATCGGAAGCCAGAGGGGCCAAAAGACCAGGGGTTTGGAACGAGCGACTTAGTGGAACTGGTCGATTGGTGCCGCTATGTCGTCGGTAAGGAGCCGACGTCGGTGATCGGGCTGATGCACAATGTCTCACCCGAATCACCCGACGAGGACTATCGCATGATGAGCCTCGACTTCACGCCGCCGGGCCAACATGCCGGCAAGGAAGTGATGGCTCAAATCAGCTCTGGCTACTACATGCCGGGAAATTGGGAAGAAGCTGTTTCGTTTCGCCCGCCGCCGGCGCTTCAAGTTGCTTGCGAGAACGGCATTGCGTTCGTCGATCTTCCGGCGCAGGTGATTTGGTTTGATAAAGCGGGCCGGCATCAAGAATCTCTGGAGAGCGAGCGCCCCGTTGGTGAGCAATTGCTCTCGAGCTTTCATCGGTCAGTGACCAGCCTCGTGCGCAATCCAGCGGGGTTGGAAGACGCCTTTCGAGCGCTGGTCGTCGTACTCGCCGCACGCCGCAGCCATGATGAAGGCCGGCGAATTCCGCTGGCGTTTTGAGGGAGTTTGTTTAGCGACAACCTGCGCTGGTCGCATCACACCGGTCCATGCGCGGGGCCAAGTCGCCGCCGAGCCTTTGTGCGTCATTTTGGCTGCATCCGCACTGCGCCATCGAGGCGAATCACTTCGCCATTGAGATATGAGTTCTCAACGATTGCCTGCACCAACTGGGCAAATTCGTCGGGTTTGCCAAATCGGGCCGGAAAAGGAATTTGAGCACCGAGCGATTGTCGCAGCTCTTCGGTCGTGCCAGCCATCATCGCCGTGTCGAACATACCCGGTGCAATGGCGACAACGCGGATGCCAAACCGCGCCAATTCACGGCTCGCTGGCAGCGTGAGGCTGGCCACCCCTCCTTTGCTCGCCGCATAGGCGGCCTGGCCGATCTGGCCGTCAAACGCGGCGACCGACGCGGTATTCACAACCACGCCGCGCTCGCCTGCAGCATTAGGCTTGTTCGCAGCCATTGCGGCGGCCGACAAGCGAAGCATATTGAAGGTACCGATCAGATTTACGCGGACGATCTTCTCGAACAGTGCCAGATCGTGCGGCGATTCTTTGCCGACGATCCGTGCCGCTCCTAAAATACCGGCACATTGAACCAGCCCGTCGAGCGCCCCAAACTCGCGCAGGGCAATATCGATGGCAGCCTGAGCATCGACGGCGCAGGTCACATCGGCTTTGATGAACCTCGTTGAAGCTCCGAGTTCGTTGACCAGAGCATTCCCGGCCGACTCGTTCAAATCGACAATCACCGCGTTGCCACCGAACGCGATCAATCGGCGAGCGCACGCCGCTCCTAAACCGCTGGCGCCTCCGGTTATCAAGAATGTGCGATTTTGTATGTCCATGTCGCGACTAATCTCCCGTCGAAACTTCTTGCGGCACCCGATGCTTGCGAACGATCGGCTTGACCCTCGCGCCGTCGCGCAAGCTAGTTTCGGGCGCCAAGATGACTTGCTCATCGAGTCCGACGCCATCGATGAGTTCGGCCAATTCGTCATTCATCAAACCAACTTTCACCGGCTGCAATTCTGCTTTTCCATCGCGAGCGACGAACAATTGCCAACCACCATCGCCGCCGCGAAACAGCGCCGAGCGGGGCACGATCAAGGCGTCGTCCTTCTCGACGGTGAAGATTTTCACGCGCACTCGATAATCGACTCCAATGCCGCGCTCGTTTCGCAGCCGTTTGAGATCGTCGGCATTGAAACCGATAATCACCTTCACACGCTGCTGCTCGACGCCGAGCGAGCTGGTTTTCGTGAAACCGGCCGGATAGATGCGGCTCACTTTGCCGTGGGCCGGCCGGGAGCCGATCACCGGACCGGTGATTTCGACCGCGCTGCCTTCCTTCACATTGACGACGTCCTGGCTGAGAATGTCGGCCTCGACCTCCAAGTCTTCGAGCCGGCCGATCGTGAGCAGCACCGTGCCGGCGGCCACTTGGCGTTCGTCGCTCATTTCTCGGTCCAACACGACGCCATCGACCGGGCTGTTCAATTTGCCGCGATGCTGGTCGCGCTGCGATTCTTTGAACCGCACGTCCGCTTCTTCGAGCTGCATTTTTAATACATCGTGCGTCAGCGTTTTGCGCGCGATATATTGCCGAACCGCGGTGGGCATCAGCGCCGTCGCCGCATGCAGGGCTTCCATGCCGCGCAGCACGAGCACGTCTTGCTGATAATCGACGCTGGCTTGCACTTGCTCGACCCGCGCGCGCTCGTAATCGTCTTCGGTAGCGGCG
Protein-coding regions in this window:
- a CDS encoding Gfo/Idh/MocA family oxidoreductase yields the protein MKLRVGLVGLGKAWEVRYRPALRALADKFEVRAVCEQVGMRAEQAAADFNATAIDGFRALAAREDIDAILMLAEQWYGWLPILAACEAGKAIYCAAPLQLSLEEAKHIKDRVDAAGVAFMAEFPRRQYAATLRLKELIATHLGPPRLLFCHRRAIMGERSHRKPEGPKDQGFGTSDLVELVDWCRYVVGKEPTSVIGLMHNVSPESPDEDYRMMSLDFTPPGQHAGKEVMAQISSGYYMPGNWEEAVSFRPPPALQVACENGIAFVDLPAQVIWFDKAGRHQESLESERPVGEQLLSSFHRSVTSLVRNPAGLEDAFRALVVVLAARRSHDEGRRIPLAF
- a CDS encoding SDR family NAD(P)-dependent oxidoreductase, with product MDIQNRTFLITGGASGLGAACARRLIAFGGNAVIVDLNESAGNALVNELGASTRFIKADVTCAVDAQAAIDIALREFGALDGLVQCAGILGAARIVGKESPHDLALFEKIVRVNLIGTFNMLRLSAAAMAANKPNAAGERGVVVNTASVAAFDGQIGQAAYAASKGGVASLTLPASRELARFGIRVVAIAPGMFDTAMMAGTTEELRQSLGAQIPFPARFGKPDEFAQLVQAIVENSYLNGEVIRLDGAVRMQPK
- a CDS encoding efflux RND transporter periplasmic adaptor subunit, with the protein product MRTWTIALIAVVVIAVAALGSKWIGGGVPVEAASAHRGKIAEFVEERGKTRLPRTYTVTMPFDGRIAPIELIEGSPVYKDQVVAQVLPSDLQLNVEEAAAAVDRLKASIVENDDASVETTGLKQSISFVESMDRAVEAARARVEAGRAKLEYANHNLARIGKLRTTNAATEDDYERARVEQVQASVDYQQDVLVLRGMEALHAATALMPTAVRQYIARKTLTHDVLKMQLEEADVRFKESQRDQHRGKLNSPVDGVVLDREMSDERQVAAGTVLLTIGRLEDLEVEADILSQDVVNVKEGSAVEITGPVIGSRPAHGKVSRIYPAGFTKTSSLGVEQQRVKVIIGFNADDLKRLRNERGIGVDYRVRVKIFTVEKDDALIVPRSALFRGGDGGWQLFVARDGKAELQPVKVGLMNDELAELIDGVGLDEQVILAPETSLRDGARVKPIVRKHRVPQEVSTGD